In a genomic window of Vicinamibacterales bacterium:
- a CDS encoding zinc-dependent metalloprotease yields MSKRFLPVVVLTLAALAPLGAQQAPPARTGPPPTVEDRTANLRKIDGFVPLYWDERAGTMLMEIPWLDREFLLSTGLSAGLGSNDLGLDRGQGGQGRIVTFQRVGPRVLLVQGNQAFRSTATNPLERRSVADSFARSILWGFTVAAESNGRLLVDATDFFLRDVHGAVRGLRPGTYRVDRSRTAFFLPNTKGFPKNTEVDMTLTFVNEAAGGGRGGGGGPTQGPAPIGMAGGGGGGGFGGGLFSGTVASVTPTADAVTLREHMSFVELPDANFRPRNDDPRAGYGGTTFVDFSQPIGDSIQFRYIRRHRLVKKDPNAAISEPVEPIRYWVDPGAPADVQQALIEGAMWWNQAFEAAGFRNAFVVAPLPGDADPMDIRYNMINWVHRSTRGWSSGGSVSDPRTGEIIKATVTLGSLRDRQDYMIFEGLLSPYETGTERPSILYETALKRIRQLSAHEVGHTLGLGHNYYDSTKGWISVMDYPHPLEELKADGTIDISNAYPARIGDWDKVAINFGYRQFPAGADENAALDKIIDDAWGQDLRYFTNQDTDIHPRTEQWSNGVNQADELTRLMKVRRAALNRIGEKTIRKGVAMTMIEEPLVPIYMYHRYAVESASSMLGGQDFVYAMRGDGRTPVKWETAANQRKALEALAATLAPSELTLSKQILEAIPPRPPGYGLHRELFPRTTGEAFDPVNPASIAAEVTIGFVLQPDRSARMVAQHAVDPSLPGLEEVVDRFVKATFDAATATPYEAEVRRATERVLVDRLTWLAMASQNGQVRAVASFKLQQLGDRMRTGLAGKPEPDQAQQTLLAADIKRFLERPSGDPAKIINPSPAPPGAPIGDIGQNWLFSPMRCQWDDANPAAWMYYEPPY; encoded by the coding sequence ATGTCCAAGCGATTCCTTCCGGTCGTCGTCCTGACCCTGGCGGCGCTGGCGCCGCTCGGCGCCCAGCAGGCGCCTCCCGCGCGCACCGGTCCCCCGCCCACTGTCGAAGACCGGACCGCCAACCTCCGCAAGATCGACGGCTTCGTGCCCCTGTACTGGGACGAGCGTGCCGGCACGATGCTGATGGAGATCCCCTGGCTCGACCGTGAGTTCCTGCTCTCCACCGGCCTGTCGGCCGGCCTGGGCTCGAACGACCTCGGGCTGGACCGCGGCCAGGGCGGCCAGGGCCGCATCGTGACCTTCCAGCGCGTCGGTCCCCGCGTGCTGCTCGTGCAGGGGAACCAGGCGTTCCGCTCGACGGCGACCAATCCCCTGGAGCGGCGGTCGGTGGCCGACTCCTTCGCCCGATCGATCCTGTGGGGCTTCACCGTGGCGGCCGAGTCGAACGGCCGCCTGCTGGTGGACGCCACCGACTTCTTCCTGCGCGACGTCCACGGCGCCGTGCGCGGCCTCAGGCCCGGCACCTACCGCGTGGACCGCTCGCGGACCGCGTTCTTCCTGCCGAACACGAAGGGCTTCCCGAAGAACACCGAAGTGGACATGACCCTCACCTTCGTGAACGAGGCGGCGGGCGGCGGCCGCGGGGGTGGCGGCGGCCCGACCCAGGGCCCGGCGCCGATCGGCATGGCGGGCGGCGGGGGCGGCGGCGGCTTCGGCGGCGGCCTCTTCAGCGGCACGGTGGCCAGCGTCACGCCCACCGCCGACGCGGTCACGCTGCGCGAGCACATGTCCTTCGTCGAACTGCCCGACGCCAACTTCCGCCCGAGGAACGACGATCCCCGCGCCGGCTACGGCGGCACGACGTTCGTGGACTTCAGCCAGCCGATCGGCGACTCGATCCAGTTCCGCTACATCCGCCGCCACCGCCTGGTGAAGAAGGATCCGAACGCCGCCATCAGCGAGCCGGTCGAGCCGATCCGCTACTGGGTGGATCCCGGCGCGCCCGCCGACGTGCAGCAGGCCCTCATCGAGGGCGCGATGTGGTGGAACCAGGCGTTCGAGGCGGCCGGCTTCAGGAACGCCTTCGTGGTGGCGCCGCTGCCCGGCGACGCCGATCCGATGGACATCCGCTACAACATGATCAACTGGGTGCACCGCTCGACCCGCGGCTGGAGTTCCGGCGGCTCGGTGAGCGATCCGCGCACGGGCGAGATCATCAAGGCCACCGTCACGCTGGGCTCGCTGCGCGACCGGCAGGACTACATGATCTTCGAGGGCCTGCTCTCGCCCTACGAGACCGGCACCGAGCGCCCCTCGATCCTGTACGAGACGGCGCTGAAGCGCATCCGCCAGCTCTCGGCCCACGAGGTGGGCCACACGCTGGGCCTCGGCCACAACTACTACGACAGCACGAAGGGCTGGATCTCGGTGATGGACTATCCGCACCCGCTCGAGGAGCTGAAGGCCGACGGCACCATCGACATCTCGAACGCCTACCCGGCGCGCATCGGCGACTGGGACAAGGTGGCCATCAACTTCGGCTACCGGCAGTTCCCGGCGGGCGCCGACGAGAACGCCGCCCTCGACAAGATCATCGACGACGCGTGGGGGCAGGACCTGCGCTACTTCACCAACCAGGACACCGACATCCACCCGCGGACCGAACAGTGGTCCAACGGCGTCAACCAGGCCGACGAGCTCACGCGCCTGATGAAGGTGCGCCGGGCGGCGCTGAACCGGATCGGCGAGAAGACGATCCGCAAGGGCGTCGCCATGACCATGATCGAGGAGCCGCTGGTCCCGATCTACATGTACCACCGCTACGCGGTGGAGAGCGCCTCGTCGATGCTCGGCGGCCAGGACTTCGTGTACGCCATGCGCGGCGACGGCCGGACGCCCGTGAAATGGGAGACCGCCGCGAACCAGCGCAAGGCGCTCGAGGCGCTCGCCGCCACGCTGGCGCCCTCGGAGCTCACGCTGTCGAAGCAGATCCTCGAGGCGATTCCGCCGCGGCCGCCCGGCTACGGGCTGCACCGCGAGCTCTTCCCGCGCACGACGGGCGAGGCGTTCGATCCGGTGAACCCGGCGTCGATCGCGGCCGAAGTCACCATCGGGTTCGTGCTGCAGCCGGACCGCTCGGCCAGAATGGTCGCCCAGCACGCCGTGGATCCGTCGCTGCCCGGCCTGGAAGAGGTGGTCGACCGCTTCGTGAAGGCGACCTTCGACGCCGCGACGGCCACGCCGTACGAGGCGGAGGTGCGGCGCGCCACCGAGCGGGTGCTCGTGGACCGGCTGACGTGGCTCGCGATGGCCAGCCAGAACGGCCAGGTCCGCGCCGTCGCGTCCTTCAAGCTGCAGCAGCTGGGCGACCGCATGCGCACGGGCCTCGCCGGCAAGCCCGAGCCGGATCAGGCGCAGCAGACCCTGCTCGCCGCCGACATCAAGCGCTTCCTCGAGCGCCCGAGCGGCGACCCGGCGAAGATCATCAACCCGTCGCCCGCGCCTCCCGGCGCGCCGATCGGCGACATCGGCCAGAACTGGCTCTTCTCGCCCATGCGCTGCCAGTGGGACGACGCGAATCCGGCGGCGTGGATGTACTACGAGCCGCCGTACTGA
- a CDS encoding creatininase family protein, which translates to MTRIASLAVCLALSAGPAIAQVGKPVGETVELEYLTHSEVAAKMAAGMTSVLIVNGGTEERGPQNILGGHTIMSRATAIDVAKRLGNALVAPVMPIDVGATGVQEGTNTPGGITLPPEVFKQLKIAEIESMAWSGFTHIFVMGDHGGGQRQMKEAAEEMDAKWAPKGIRVHYVPDFYTKYQDDVQMYLYEHKLPVGGHGAVMDTSKMLYLEPSPGAYVRPIYKTVPFDPTGQTPEEWKAARDARMAREAAIAAGQTPPARQGGQRRAPNPNAPPRVNNGLTGDPHPSTKELGKIFQEFGVKNTVAQIQRIMAGGSQ; encoded by the coding sequence ATGACGAGGATCGCGAGCCTGGCGGTGTGCCTGGCCCTGTCGGCCGGGCCGGCCATCGCGCAGGTCGGCAAGCCCGTGGGCGAGACGGTGGAACTGGAGTATCTGACGCACAGCGAGGTCGCGGCCAAGATGGCCGCGGGCATGACGTCGGTGCTCATCGTGAACGGCGGCACCGAGGAGCGCGGACCGCAGAACATCCTCGGCGGGCACACGATCATGTCGCGCGCCACGGCCATCGACGTCGCGAAGCGTCTCGGCAACGCCCTGGTGGCCCCGGTGATGCCCATCGACGTGGGCGCCACCGGCGTGCAGGAGGGCACGAACACGCCCGGCGGCATCACCCTGCCGCCCGAGGTCTTCAAGCAGCTCAAGATCGCCGAGATCGAGAGCATGGCCTGGAGCGGCTTCACGCACATCTTCGTGATGGGCGACCACGGCGGCGGGCAGCGCCAGATGAAGGAAGCGGCCGAGGAGATGGACGCGAAGTGGGCGCCCAAGGGCATCCGCGTCCACTACGTACCGGACTTCTACACGAAGTACCAGGACGACGTGCAGATGTACCTCTACGAGCACAAGCTGCCCGTGGGCGGGCACGGCGCCGTGATGGACACCTCGAAGATGCTGTACCTGGAGCCCTCGCCAGGCGCCTACGTCCGGCCCATCTACAAGACGGTGCCCTTCGATCCCACCGGCCAGACGCCGGAGGAGTGGAAGGCCGCCCGCGACGCGCGGATGGCGCGCGAGGCCGCCATTGCCGCCGGCCAGACGCCGCCCGCCCGCCAGGGCGGCCAGCGTCGCGCCCCGAATCCCAACGCCCCGCCGCGCGTGAACAACGGTCTCACCGGCGACCCGCACCCCTCCACGAAAGAGCTCGGCAAGATCTTCCAGGAGTTCGGCGTGAAGAACACCGTCGCGCAGATTCAGCGGATCATGGCGGGGGGGAGTCAGTAG
- a CDS encoding FAD-binding oxidoreductase, with amino-acid sequence MRSEFVIVGGGIYGLATAWSLATRGAGVTVLEGRAVAAGASGGLGKRGVRANGRDLRELPLMREAYARWPRLHEALGAATGYERTGHLQLYERHHDEGQAAARARVQSALGVPTTHLDLPRLRDLEPGVSARVLGALHAPLDGVADHEATTRAYANAAVAAGATVVTGVQVMGVERDGSRVAAVRLANGGLVAVDRGVALLANAGTADLLARAFGLALPIWTVHPQVVVSTPAAAPPFRCYVGHAHRPVALKMVPGGAVMLSGGWRGRVNPDTGEGEPTPASIEGNWAEAVAVFPAIGALSVAEARADRGETNALDHVPVIDRVPGTSNAIVGCGWTGHGWALAPAVAPLLASWLLDGETPPLLAPFSLSRFPALTP; translated from the coding sequence GTGCGGTCAGAGTTCGTCATCGTCGGAGGCGGAATCTACGGTCTGGCGACGGCGTGGAGCCTGGCCACGCGAGGCGCCGGCGTCACGGTGCTCGAAGGGCGCGCGGTCGCTGCGGGGGCGTCCGGTGGTCTCGGCAAGCGCGGGGTTCGCGCCAACGGCCGGGACCTGCGGGAACTGCCGCTGATGCGCGAGGCCTACGCGCGCTGGCCGCGCCTGCACGAGGCGCTGGGCGCAGCGACCGGGTACGAGCGGACCGGCCACCTGCAGCTCTACGAGCGGCACCACGACGAGGGCCAGGCGGCGGCGCGTGCGCGGGTGCAGTCGGCGCTGGGTGTCCCGACGACGCACCTCGACTTACCGCGTCTGCGCGATCTCGAGCCCGGCGTCTCGGCGCGCGTGCTCGGTGCCCTGCACGCGCCGCTCGACGGCGTCGCCGACCACGAGGCCACGACGCGCGCCTATGCCAACGCCGCGGTGGCGGCGGGCGCCACCGTCGTCACCGGCGTCCAGGTGATGGGCGTGGAGCGCGACGGGTCGCGCGTGGCGGCCGTCCGCCTCGCCAACGGCGGCCTGGTGGCCGTCGACCGCGGCGTCGCCCTGCTGGCCAATGCCGGCACGGCCGACCTGCTCGCGCGGGCCTTCGGACTGGCGCTGCCGATCTGGACGGTCCATCCCCAGGTCGTCGTCTCGACGCCCGCGGCGGCGCCCCCGTTTCGCTGCTACGTCGGCCACGCGCATCGTCCCGTGGCGCTCAAGATGGTGCCGGGCGGGGCCGTGATGCTGTCGGGCGGATGGCGCGGTCGGGTCAACCCCGACACCGGCGAGGGCGAGCCCACGCCGGCCTCGATCGAGGGCAACTGGGCCGAGGCGGTGGCGGTGTTCCCGGCGATCGGGGCCTTGTCGGTCGCCGAGGCGCGCGCGGATCGCGGCGAGACCAACGCGCTGGACCACGTGCCCGTGATCGACAGGGTGCCCGGCACCTCCAACGCGATCGTCGGCTGCGGCTGGACCGGACACGGCTGGGCGCTCGCGCCCGCCGTCGCGCCGCTCCTGGCCTCGTGGCTCCTCGACGGCGAGACGCCGCCGCTTCTCGCGCCCTTCTCGCTGTCCCGGTTCCCGGCCCTCACGCCGTGA